One Coccinella septempunctata chromosome 1, icCocSept1.1, whole genome shotgun sequence DNA window includes the following coding sequences:
- the LOC123309796 gene encoding uncharacterized protein LOC123309796 yields the protein MIFSELSIIITADSHIQRRRLNNKIKDSNDKTIRKIVNLEIIQVNYKITRLENNIKKIRDTLQHLPEQIITEYSYRMHIAYNKNFHKIKRKNLKKVDDLCRKKRNQIDIQEKWLKNLSNKTLPETVRNILSLGSKFSIPTTKKDIKVDSLIADLEYVLLGVSEDRRDVLRAQATNTITNFTHGNNNKSSSIQKWYKDAKKFLKDNDDLIVLDSDKGGVTVIMNKSEYERKIQSILDSKEFREVPKDPTQTIQNKCNKFITTLCERGYISDHMPENIWKPEGTQAWQPVETHYIQCK from the exons ATGATTTTTAGTGAACTGAGCATCATCATCACTGCAGATTCTCATATACAAAGAAG AAGATTAAACAACAAAATTAAGGATTCCAACGACAAAACGATCAGAAAAATAGTTAATTTAGAGATCATTCAAGTGAATTACAAAATAACCCGGCTGGAGAATAACATTAAGAAAATTCGGGATACTCTGCAGCACCTACCTGAACAAATAATAACAGAGTATAGCTATAGGATGCACATTGCCTATAATAAGAATTTCCACAAAATCAAACGTAAAAATTTGAAGAAGGTCGATGATCTGTGTAGAAAAAAACGAAATCAGATagatattcaagaaaaatggCTGAAGAACTTGTCGAATAAAACCCTTCCAGAAACAGTacgaaatattttatca ctCGGATCTAAATTCAGTATACCAACTACGAAAAAAGACATAAAAGTGGATAGTCTTATAGCTGACTTAGAATATGTTCTGCTAGGAGTGTCTGAAGACAGAAGAGATGTACTCAGAGCACAAGCGACAAATACGATCACTAACTTCACCCACGGAAACAACAACAAGAGCTCCTCAATACAAAAATGGTACAAAGATGCGAAGAAATTCTTGAAGGACAACGATGACCTAATAGTATTGGACAGTGATAAAGGAGGAGTAACTGTGATAATGAATAAGAGtgaatatgaaagaaaaatacAGTCTATACTAGATTCAAAAGAATTTAGGGAGGTGCCCAAAGATCCAACccaaactattcaaaataaatgtaacAAATTTATAACCACATTGTGTGAAAGAGGATACATCAGTGATCACATGCCCGAGAATATATGGAAACCCGAAGGTACACAAGCCTGGCAACCCGTTGAGACCCATTATATCCAGTGTAAATAG
- the LOC123309723 gene encoding uncharacterized protein LOC123309723, whose product MLSGTDGPAYPSRPTSKVSSLEVDVIVAPIITRSMKQGGRGQRAGPLRSRLEEEPDGVSCGASGAAPRDGTVSQILQPLRRERRSISLDGIRTRPAEDPYRQDGRTRWNEEENILLLRVHYIAKDLELNRNANYRQALTNTWNDLNPLKQSYANLLSNRVRWLLNNEKFTETELFNIKLSCYPRGAVVDHNENSAEEAPAPTPLAVENTPKAGRLERALIKNYLLYAGLPPESRPRIPRLKGSKVMLQKVKDLNDIMQTNLLTTWKLENVVDYVYAGAITICSELGIEIKNTQPKKKEAPPPWKHRLEKKINDMRKNIGIIHTYLNSEAPSKRVEKLTRRIASAFKIKARNNRFRESVTEIYDRLKQKIKVLGSRLQRYNERIKRYQNNQLYYRNKQQFFRLLEQEITDDGSAPTEESMHSFWSKIWEEDKKHDDRAHWIRDAEAESAKFQMEDINITTEHIRTALKKTNNWSSPGVDKIQNYWWKHFTASHEHLARLFRETLTDPTRIPEFFTLGVTHMLPKGINTTDPKKYRPITCLPTIYKILTGVLTSHIWQHVNKNNIMEQEQNGCRGNSRGCKELLITDLIVTRQAKKKQRNISMAWVDYQKAFDSVPHTWLIKTLQLYGISRPIINLLEHLMKTWRTQLVVNTKQENYKTAVIRIRRGIFQGDTLSPLWFCLALNPLSRLLKNQIYGYILQKARNIKINHQFYVDDLKLYAANEEQLKKQLRIVAAFSKDIGMELGIDKCAVVHVKRGRVQEGTGLSVMEDLTIPQLGKQESYKYLGVQQALDIKTTEMKNTYKEKFLNRLKKVLQSRLNSKAMFEAVNIWAIPCIAYSFGVIKWSNSELKEIDKRARALLTKQGIHHPHASMNRLYVPRHEGGRGLQNLEIVHDRTVRSMREYFQKKNSPFHRAVCQEDNNLSPLNLAGHLEPARLTTEMLIQEWHSKALHGRYPGCLKNNQVKKKESLTYLTAGYLFPETEGRLIAIQDQVVPTRSYIKNITGRNIPTDKCRKCSQVTESIQHVTSSCSVLAPVDYMQRHNAMAKVYHQAIAKKYGLITKTVKPFEYCPNNILENEGYKLYWDNFITTDRPIQHNRPDILLFKKKERTIEILDVAIPADDNIQKAFVEKLTKYHDLAFEMKTMYGLKSTSIVPLVMSTNGLVETHLVDNTLNLGLDKELVSTAQKEVILANTKIVRKFLTSV is encoded by the coding sequence ATGCTTTCGGGGACTGACGGCCCCGCGTACCCGAGTCGCCCAACTTCCAAGGTCAGCAGCCTGGAAGTTGATGTCATTGTTGCTCCTATCATAACTAGAAGTATGAAACAGGGCGGTAGAGGGCAGCGGGCTGGCCCTCTTCGGAGCCGTCTGGAGGAAGAGCCTGATGGGGTAAGCTGTGGGGCgagcggcgcagccccccgagatggcaccgtaagTCAAATCTTGCAGCCCTTGAGAAGGGAAAGGAGGAGCATCAGCTTGGACGGGATTCGAACCCGTCCCGCTGAGGATCCATATAGACAAGATGGAAGAACACGATGGAACGAAGAGGAAAATATCCTTCTATTACGGGTTCATTACATCGCAAAGGACTTAGAACTCAATAGGAACGCCAACTACAGACAGGCACTCACTAATACCTGGAACGACTTGAACCCACTCAAACAGTCCTACGCCAACCTGCTATCCAATAGGGTCAGATGGCTTTTGAACAACGAAAAGTTCACGGAAACCGAACTGTTCAACATCAAGCTTAGCTGCTACCCGCGTGGCGCTGTAGTGGATCACAATGAAAACTCAGCCGAAGAAGCCCCTGCCCCCACACCACTGGCAGTGGAAAATACACCTAAAGCTGGCAGACTTGAACGGGCGCTGATAAAAAATTACCTTCTATATGCCGGGTTGCCGCCCGAGAGCAGACCGAGAATACCAAGGCTGAAGGGCTCCAAAGTCATGCTACAGAAAGTGAAGGACTTGAACGATATTATGCAGACAAACTTACTGACCACCTGGAAGTTAGAAAATGTAGTAGATTACGTGTACGCGGGAGCAATCACAATCTGCTCAGAGCTGGGTATAGAAATCAAGAACACACAGCCTAAAAAGAAGGAAGCACCTCCACCGTGGAAACACCGCCTGGAAAAGAAGATTAATGACATGAGGAAAAATATTGGCATAATACATACTTACCTGAATTCGGAAGCACCATCCAAAAGAGTCGAAAAACTGACACGCCGAATAGCATCAGCTTTTAAGATCAAAGCTCGGAATAACCGCTTCAGGGAGAGTGTAACAGAAATATACGACAGgctgaaacagaaaataaaagtgTTAGGAAGTAGATTACAAAGGTACAATGAGAGAATAAAAAGGTACCAAAACAACCAGCTCTACTACAGAAATAAGCAGCAGTTCTTCCGCCTTCTAGAACAGGAAATCACCGATGATGGAAGCGCGCCTACCGAAGAATCCATGCATTCGTTCTGGAGTAAAATATGGGAAGAGGATAAGAAGCATGATGACCGGGCACACTGGATTAGGGATGCAGAAGCAGAATCTGCTAAGTTCCAAATGGAAGACATTAACATCACCACGGAACACATAAGAACAGCATTGAAGAAGACGAACAACTGGTCTTCCCCAGGTGTGGATAAAATCCAAAACTATTGGTGGAAACATTTCACGGCCTCACACGAACACCTCGCAAGGCTTTTCCGGGAAACCCTCACAGACCCCACAAGGATACCCGAATTCTTCACGCTCGGAGTCACGCACATGTTGCCAAAGGGAATTAACACCACAGACCCCAAAAAATACCGGCCCATCACCTGCCTACCAACCATTTACAAGATCTTAACAGGGGTACTAACCAGCCACATCTGGCAACATGTGAATAAGAACAACATAATGGAGCAGGAACAGAATGGCTGCCGTGGAAACTCCCGAGGATGCAAGGAGCTCCTGATCACCGACCTCATAGTAACTAGGCAAGCCAAGAAGAAGCAAAGGAACATTTCGATGGCGTGGGTTGACTACCAGAAGGCCTTTGACTCGGTACCCCACACTTGGCTTATAAAAACGTTACAATTGTATGGAATATCGAGGCCCATCATCAACCTCTTGGAGCATCTGATGAAGACATGGCGCACGCAGCTGGTGGTGAACACCAAACAAGAGAATTATAAGACCGCCGTAATCAGAATCAGGAGAGGTATTTTCCAAGGGGATACTTTGAGTCCCCTTTGGTTCTGTTTAGCACTGAACCCCCTGAGTAGACTACTAAAAAACCAGATATACGGGTACATTTTACAGAAGGCgaggaatataaaaattaacCACCAGTTCTATGTAGATGACCTGAAGCTCTATGCTGCAAACGAAGAGCAGCTCAAGAAACAACTGAGAATAGTGGCAGCGTTCTCAAAGGACATTGGAATGGAGCTCGGAATAGACAAATGCGCCGTGGTTCATGTTAAGAGAGGCCGGGTACAAGAGGGCACAGGCTTATCTGTGATGGAAGACCTCACGATCCCGCAACTGGGAAAACAAGAATCCTATAAGTATCTCGGAGTGCAACAGGCTCTGGACATTAAAACCACAGAAATGAAGAATACTTACAAAGAAAAGTTCCTCAACAGACTCAAGAAGGTACTCCAGAGTAGGTTGAACTCGAAGGCGATGTTTGAGGCGGTGAACATATGGGCGATACCTTGTATTGCTTATTCTTTTGGTGTGATCAAGTGGTCAAACTCAGAGCTGAAAGAAATTGACAAAAGAGCAAGGGCATTACTTACCAAGCAGGGAATCCACCATCCCCACGCGTCCATGAACAGGTTGTATGTCCCAAGGCATGAAGGGGGGAGAGGGCTGCAGAACCTAGAAATAGTGCACGACAGAACAGTCCGCAGTATGAGAGAGTACTTCCAAAAAAAGAACTCACCGTTCCATCGAGCTGTATGTCAAGAAGATAACAACCTGAGTCCTCTGAATTTGGCAGGCCACTTAGAACCAGCGCGACTAACCACCGAAATGCTTATACAGGAGTGGCATAGTAAAGCTCTGCACGGAAGATACCCTGGATGCCtgaaaaataatcaagttaAGAAAAAAGAGTCGCTTACTTACCTTACAGCCGGATACCTGTTTCCTGAAACAGAGGGAAGATTAATAGCTATACAGGATCAAGTTGTCCCAACCAGATCATATATTAAGAACATCACCGGACGGAACATACCAACAGACAAGTGCAGAAAATGTTCCCAAGTTACCGAGTCGATTCAACACGTTACATCATCGTGCTCTGTACTGGCCCCAGTGGACTACATGCAGCGCCACAACGCGATGGCAAAAGTATATCATCAGGCCATTGCCAAAAAATACGGACTCATAACTAAGACAGTGAAGCCCTTCGAATACTGCCCTAACAACATCCTGGAAAATGAAGGATATAAATTGTATTGGGATAACTTCATTACAACCGACAGACCCATACAACACAACAGGCCCGATATTCTGCTGTTCAAAAAGAAAGAGCGAACAATAGAGATCCTGGACGTCGCTATACCGGCTGATGACAATATCCAAAAAGCGTTCGTCGAAAAGCTGACGAAATACCATGACCTGGCGTTTGAGATGAAAACCATGTACGGCCTAAAATCAACATCCATAGTGCCCTTAGTCATGTCCACGAATGGACTGGTGGAGACACACCTGGTGGACAATACCCTGAATCTAGGATTGGACAAAGAGCTAGTGAGTACAGCTCAAAAGGAGGTCATTCTAGCGAATACCAAAATAGTGAGGAAGTTCTTAACGTCCGTTTGA